The Limosilactobacillus panis DNA segment TGGATCGTTTTTAAATTTATGTTTCTGTTCCTTTTGATAAGTTGTGTATGGAATAACAGGCTGCTTTTCAAACTGATCAAGAATCATTGTGTAATTGTACTCACTACCATAACCGGCATCGGCAACGATATGCTTAAAGAAATCTAAAGCATGAAACTGGGTAAGGAATGGCACTAAGGTCCTGGTGTCAGTTGGATTTGAAAAGAGCCCGTAATCAAGGACAAATTGCTTATGTGTAGCGATTTGCAGGTTATAGCCGGGCTTTAACTCCCGATTCATCATCGGATCTTCCTTCATACACATAAAAGTCGCATCATGATCAGTCTTGGAATAGCTATTACGACCTTGGAAGATATCTTCGGCACGTTCATACTTTTTGGCACGCGGAATTAGGTCGTTGCTTAATTGATGGCGAAGTTTTTTTAGAAAACGACGGCGCCGTTTTCTAACTGAACCACCTTTGATGATTTTTGGTTCTTGCTTAATCTCTTCATCTAACTTAGTGATTTTCTCCGCAAGTTCTTGTTCCATTACTTCCATGCCTTCGGCAGAAGTAACCAGCTCGGGTGCCATTTCTTGCACCACTTGTTTTTCTACTAGTTCCTCATAAAGCTTACTCGTCTTTTCTCTTAACTTAGCGTGATACTTTTCAACTGCCCGTCGCCAAGTAAATGAATATTTATTGGCATCGGCTTCTACCTTGGTCCCATCGATAAAAACTGCATCATTTTGAATTAGTCCGTGATCTTTCAAAGCCATGGTAAAGTAAACAAAGGCATGTTTAATTAGCTTACTAGCGTGCTGACTGCGTCGAAAGTTATTAATGGTATGGTAGCTATAAGCATAATCATGAGCTAACCAACGCATTGGCAGGTTCTCATCCAACATCATTTCAATCTTTCTTCCAGAATAAGTTTGACGTGCGTAGGCAAACAAGAGAATCTTAAGCATAATTGCTGGATGCGATGAAGGGCGGCCGGTAGCCGCTCCTGAATCTTCTAATAGCACATTTTGTGGAATCGAGTCGACAAAATCACTAATTAGCCGCGCAATATGATTTTGTGGTAAATCATAGTTATAGCTTAGTACGAATTCGGTTTGTCCTATGGTATAATTTTGATACATGAAAATCGCTCCTTTGGGTTGTTTTGTGGTAATTACATCATATCAGGAACGATTTCCTGTGTACATAAAAACCGGATGATGAATTGTTCAAAAAATTCATCATCCGGTTTTTGCTTTGGACTAGGAGTTTTTTCCCAGCCTCTTTTTAGTTATGTCTGATTTTAGTAGTTGAACAGGTCGGTGGACAGGTAACGATCGCCGCCGTCTGGGGAGACGGTGATGACCTTCTTGCCCTTGCCCAGCTTCTTGGCTAATTCGATAGCACCTTTAATATTGGCACCAGCGGAAATCCCAACCAGGATTCCTTCCTTGTGGGCCACTTCACGTGCCGTGGCGATGGCATCGTCGCTGCTTACCTCAACAATTCCGTCATAAACGTCCTTGTCGAGCACCTTTGGGATGAAGCCAGCACTGATTCCTTGGATCTTGTGCTTGCCACCGTGGCCTTCCTTAAGAAGTGGTGATTCGGCTGGTTCCAGAGCGTAAACCTTGGTAGCAGGGTTAGCCTTCTTGAGGGCGTGGCCGATTCCGGTCAGGGTACCACCAGTACCAACCCCGGCAACAAAGGCGTCCGGCAGGTTATCCTTACCAAAGGCATCGATGATCTCAGCGCCAGTAGTTGCTTCATGAATAGCCGGGTTAGCAGGGTTCTCGAACTGCATTGGCATGAAGTAGCCCTTCTCCTTGACGAGTTCTTCGGCCTTGGCGATGGAGCCCTTCATTCCGTCAGCACCAGGGGTGAGGATCAGTTCAGCACCGTAGCCCTGCATCAGCTTACGACGTTCCACACTCATGGTTTCCGGCATGGTGATTACCAGGTGGTAACCCTTAGCGGCAGCGACCATTGCCAGACCAACTCCAGTGTTACCAGAGGTTGGTTCCACGATGGTACCGCCGGCAGTCAGCTTGCCCTCTTTTTCTGCCCGTTCGATCATTGCCAGGGCGATCCGGTCCTTGATGGAGCCAGCGGGGTTGAAGAATTCCAACTTAACGTAGACATCAGCAGCGTCTTCAGGAACGACGCGGTTTAACTTAACGATGGGGGTATTACCGATCAGGTCGGTGATTGAGTTAACGATCTTAGTCATAATTAATTACTCCTTTACTAATTTCTTGTTTTGCATGCTGTGGACAACGGTTTGAAGCCAGTTATCAAAATAGATGTGCTGGGCCGGTTGCCACTTGAACTGTGGTCCCTTCATATGAATGGGGTCGAGGAAGTAGTTTTGCGGCTTGGCGTACTCCCGGTCCGGGTAGGCGTTCTTCTCACGCCGGTACTCCTTCAGCAGGGCTTCCCGCTCGTATTCCAGGTGGGCGAACAGGAAGGACTGCTGGTACTTAGGCGCCCGGAAGGAGAAGAGGTCATCATCGATGGTGGTGGCCTCGAGGATCAGGTCGGGATGGACACTGATCTGCTGGTGATCTAGCTCCGCGTAACGCGCGTGGGGTGCCAGGAAGCCATCCGGCAGCCCCGTCAGCAGCGGCCCCTGGTTGACAATGTGGTTAGGGAAGATCCCAAACAGTTTCTCCGGTAACCGGTGCTTCTCGATCCCGTATAAGTAGTTGGCGGCGGCCATTGCTCCCCAGCAGATGTAGAGCTGCGGGATATTGAATTTTACCAGCTGGTCGATCAACTGGTGGATCTCGTCAATGTAGGTAACCTCGTTAAAGTCGAGTTGTTCGATTGGTGCCCCGGTAATGATGAAGGCATCAAACTCGTTGACCCGGGCAAGGTCCAGGGGTTGAGCAATCTGTTGAACCAAGTCAGGAACCGTCCGGTCACGGTAATGGGTTTGCGGGTACAGGAAGGTCAACTCCACTGGGTAGGCAGTGTGGGCAAAGACGTTCGTGAACCTTTTCTGGGTATCAACCTTATCGTGCATCAGGTTGAGAATCCCAATCTTAATCTGGGGAGTGGCCATTATTTATCACCTCAATTCGTTGTTATTTGGGCACTAAAAAACTGTTGTTAATCAAAAAGTGAATAAGCCAAAGAACCCCAGTTGGGCTGGGGCGGGCACAGGATGATTAACAACAGCAGCTAGTGGACCACGGATGAATTGAATTTGTAATTTTTAACATTGGGACCACTCCTTTTTTACTTGATACTTATTTATTGTTAGCAATATTCTAACCTGGTTAGCATGGGAAGTCAATCAATATCTATTTGTGATCTGAAACTTGAAAGCCCTGAATTGCAATGAAATCATTGTGGTTCAGGGCTTTTGGACGAAAAAAATAAAAAACGCAAGAACTCTTACGCTATACTTTAAGTGTCAAAATCAAAGTAGAAAAGAGTCTTGCGCTATGCAAATTATAAACCATTTCAGTACTGAAAACGATTCTCAAAACATTATTTCTCACTTCTTAAGCCTAATTGGTCTAGCTAAGCTAACTCACAGGGTGAATTTTAAGCGTCACTCATTATGTTCATTGAAAATGATCGTAGCTTGGTTAATGACAGCTCATTTTGAGCGTCTTTCGATCAATCGTGCTCATCCAGATTGCCATTTTACCCCAAGAACGGCACGGAATGTTTTGAATGATGGCCGTATTAACTGGCAGAAATTAGTCTGTTTAGTAGCGATTCAATTAATTCGCATCTTAACCCCGTTTATTGATGGTCGACGTCGTTTGGCATTAGTGCTTGATGATACTCTGTTAGCACGTCGTTGGTCCCAAAAGACTGAATTATTAGCCAAGACCTATGACCACGATAAGCACGAGTATGTAAATGGTTACCGTGGCTTAACTCTCGGTTGGAGTGATGGTAATACTTTTTTGCCTATTAATTTTGCTTTAATGTCAACTCACCAGCCTGCTAATCTGATTGGATGCTTAGCGCAGATTACTGACCAACGTCAAATTGCCGGTCAAAGAAGGGCTCAAGCTCAACGCCCAATGAACCAAGTGGCTCTAGAATTGATTAGACAAGCGCAAACACTAGGCGTGTCAGCTAAATACGTCCTTTTTGATTCTTGGTACAGTTCGCCGAAGATGTTTTGGCAACTCGCTCAGCTTCAGCTTTTTGGTGTGGGTATGCTCAAACGCAGCGCAAAAGTCTATTATCGATATCGTGGTCGTCACTATAGCATTAAGGGTCTTTATCAACGTTTAGCAGCTTCTAAAATGAATTGTCGGCATCACTATCTTTACAGCAGTGTCATTCAAGCCCAATATCATGGCCATCAGTTTCCGCTAAAAGTGGTTTTTGTATCCAAAAAGGGGCACCGTCAGGACTACCTAGTTTTAGCGACCACTAACTTAGCTATGCGGCCAGAAGAAATCATTCAATTGTACGGACGCCGCTGGCAAATTGAGACCTATTTCAAAGCTGCTAAGCAGTATTTAGCTCTTAATCGATCACAAATTCAAAGTTACGACGGTCAATGTGGTTATATTGCCGTCACCATGATTACTTATGACTTATTGGCTTGGCAAGAACGACTTAATACTGATGATCGCACAATTGGTGGACTCTTTTACATTATGAATCAAGCACTGCCAGATATTCGTTTTATGGACGCATTGGTCTACTTATTTCATGAACTGGGTCGAGCTGAGCTCAGCCTAACTGATCACATTGATGACATCATTAATCGATTCATAGCTCAGTTGCCAATAACGATCCAAAAAGCATTGAATACTGGCATCTAAAAGTCTAATTTAGGCTGAGAAAAGCCGAAGCTGACGCAGCTCCGGCTAGTTTTCGTGCTTTCAAGTTTCAGATACAAAAACATTGGAACCTGATTATAACATGAATCAACTTAGTTTGAACATACCTACTGCTTATGAACCTGAGTTAAATCATCCAGCACGTTATATTAATCGGCTGGTTGAAAGCTTAGCGCTGCGGCGACCCAATATTATGGGTCGACCAAGAGAGTATGATCCACGAATGCTGTTAAAGTTAGTTTTACTGGCTTACAGCTATGGCATCATTTCCTCTAGGAAAATTGAACGCTTTGCTCGTGAAAACATTGTTGCGATGTGGTTGACTCAAGAACAGCGTCCAACCTACCGCACCATTGCTCGCTTCATTGTCTCCCAAGAATTGGAAGATATGATTCAGAGTAGTTTCAAGGAATTTCATGACTATTTAAAGGCTCAGGGAATGATCGATGAGGCTTCATTCATTGATGGCACTAAGATTTTAGCTAACGCAAATAAGTTTTCCTTTGTTTGGAAGAAACGCACCATTAAGTATCGCGAATTAAACGTTGAAAAGGCTCAAAAACTAATTCGTGAAATTAAGCAAGCAGAAGTTAAGATTGATGTTGATGAAGATAGCTTTGACATTGATCAACTTGATACGATTATTGCCTTACTTGAACAACGGATTGAAGAGTTAAACCAACGGGTGGCCGAAACCGCAAAGGTTTCGCCCAATCCGGTCAAGCAGGAACGACGTCATGCCAAAAAGTATCTCCATGCTTTAGACCATTGTCGTCAAAAGCATCTTGAATACCAAGCCCAATCGCAGATTGCTGGCCAACGTAATAGCTATTCCAAAACCGATCATGACGCTACTTTTATGCGTTTAAAGGAAGATCCGATGCGTAATGGTCAAACAAAGCCAGCGTATAATCTTCAAATTATGACTAGCTCACAGTACGTGCTGGGTTATGAACTCATGCAGAACCCAACCGATACTAGAACCTTAATCCCATTCTTATCTCATCTCGCCCAGAACGAAGTTTTGGGGCGAGAAATTGTTGCCGATGCTGGTTACGGATCAGAACGCAATTATAAGTATATCGAAGATGAGCTATTTGATTGTACAGCTTTAATTCCTTACAGCACCATGATTAAAGAGAATAGCCGTAAGTGGCGTTCTGATGATCGAAAAGTAATGAACTGGGAATATCATGAGGCTGATGACTTTTATGTAAACCCACAGGGCGTCCGATTCAACTTTAAACGATACGCATACCGAAATGATAAATACAAATTCCGTCGTGATTTCAAAGTATATCAAGCAGAGAAGTATGATGAGAATCATCAAATTATTTCTCAGGCATTAACACCACATGGGAACACTAAGTACCTTGTGGTGAACCCACAGTGGGAATATTTTAAGTCGAAAGCTCGCGAGTCGCTTTCAAATTCCAACACTTACTCCCGTCGTAAGTACGATGTAGAGACTGTTTTTGGTAACTTGAAGGCTTATTTGGGTTTTAAAAGATTCACAGTACGTGGTCTTAAGAAAGCCAAAAGACAAATTGGGATTGCTTTAATGGCATTAAACATGAAGAAAATGGCCGGAAGGCCGCTCATTTTCTCAAAATATTCAGATAATCAAAAAGCTCCATTCAGAATTTTTGTTAAATTCCGAATGGAGCTTCTGATTCAGAGGCTTTTGTCACAACCCCTTTGCCCGTTTTCAAAAAAGCGCCACGCGTTAGGAAGACCTAATCGCGAGGCGCATTTAAATTAGTTGTTAGCGGGCATGTAAAATCTTCGGGCCGTTCTGTGTACCAACAATCACGTCGTTGACCCGGTTCAAGAAGAGACCGCTCTCAACGACGCCCACCATGTGGATCAGCTCATCGGCAAGTTGGGCCGGATGGTCAATTTTGCCCAGGTGGAGGTCAATGATGTAGTTCTTTTCGTCAGTCAAGAACTTGTTGCTGCCGTCCATCCGCCAGCTCGGCTTGTAGCCCTTCTTTTCCAGACGGTTGAAGACTAGCTGGGCACCGAACGGGATTACCTCAATTGGTAGCGGGAATTTCCCTAGCTGGTGGACCAACTTGCTTTCGTCGACAATCCAGATGATCTTGTCGGAAGCATTGGCAACGATCTTTTCCCAGAGGAGGGCACCGCCACCACCCTTGATTCCTTGGAAGTCGTCGCTAACTTCATCGGCCCCGTCAATACAGAGGTCGATATGGTCAACGTCGTCAATGTCCTTAATGGTGATTCCCAGATCCTTGGCCTGCTTGGCGGTCCGGCTGGAGGTCGTGACCCCGGTAATGCCGGTTAATTCCCCGGCTTGGACCCGCTTGCCAAGTTCGTCAACCATGTAACGGACGGTTGACCCGGTCCCTAGGCCGACAATCATTCCTGACTTAATGTAGTTAACCGATTCCTGGCCGGTTTGGGCCTTTAATTCGTCTTGATTCATTTTCGTAAATCCTCCTAAATTGTGCGGTCATCCGGTGATAATAGCTTTTGGTATTCGGGATGACGACGAAACTCCGCCTTTGCAAAGGGACACATTAGTTTTACCGTTAACTGGTGCTCACTTGCGTAGTCCACGAAATGGCGCACGAGCTCGTTGGCAATCCCCTGTCCACGAAAGTCGGGGTGGACAAAGACCCGTTCGACCACGACCCGGTCGTCAGCAACGGCTGGAAAGCTCAGTTCACCAATCAGGGGGTGAAACTGGTCCTTGGCGATGAGTTTATTTCCATCAACAACAAATTCCATCACTATCACATCCATTCAAATTTAATTTTCAATAAAGTCAGGCGAAAAGTCAAGCTAACCAATACCATTGGCAACCAATCTATCCTATAATATTACAATAGTGATTTATTAATGAGGTGAAATAACTGTGAAACGCGGATTTAAAATCGTGTCGACAAAGGCCGGTAATGGTTTATCCCTCCCTAAGCGGCAGACTGCAAAGGCAGCTGGTTATGACTTTGCTGCTTCCGAGGACTTTACCCTCCCTTCAATCTGGAAGGGGCACTTTTTAAAGGTTCTCTGGGCGCTTTTTAAGCAAGAGAAGGTCACCAACGAGGATTTTCAAAGTGCGGACGCTTGTTTAAAACCGTATTTAGTACCTACAGGGGTCAAAGCCTACATGCAGGATAATGAATTCCTCCTGTTGGCCAACCGCTCGAGTGGCCCTTTAAAACGGCGGCTGATTTTACCCAACGGGATTGGAATCGTCGACGCGGATTATTATGATAACGACAGTAACGAGGGGGAAATTTTCTTTCAGCTGATTAATTTTGGCCTGCGCGACTACCATATCAAGAAGGGCGAACGGATTGGCCAGGGAATCTTTATGCCATTCCTCTTGGCCGATGGTGAGACGGCACCACACGCTCAACGGACCGGTGGATTTGGCTCAACTAAAAAGTAAGGAGGAGAGAAATTGACAAAGGTAAGGACACAGTACGTTTGTCAAAACTGCGGGTACAGTTCCCCCCGCTATCTAGGCCGGTGCCCCAACTGTGGTCAATGGAATTCTTTAGTTGAGGAACAGGTTCAAACAAAATCGCCGACTAATAAGGCGCGGCCGACAACCACCTTAACCGGCCTCGTTGCCAAGCCACAAAAGATTAATGAGATTAACAGCAAGGAAACACCGCGGGTCAAGACCAAGTTAAACGAACTTAACCGGGTCTTAGGGGGCGGAATTGTCCCTGGCTCGTTAATCCTGATTGGTGGGGATCCGGGAATAGGAAAGTCGACCCTATTACTGCAGGTGTCTGGCCAGCTCAGTGATGAGGGGCACCGGGTTCTCTATGTTTCCGGAGAGGAAAGTGGTACGCAGATCAAAATGCGGGCAGAACGTCTTGGGGTTGCTGGAGATGAGTTCTATGTTTATCCGGAGACGAACATGGACAGCATTAAGGACACTATCCGTGAGATTAAGCCGTCCTACGTGGTTATCGATTCTGTCCAGACCATGCAGGCAACGGATGTGACGTCAGCTATCGGGAGTGTCTCCCAGATTCGGGAGGTTACCGCCCAGTTGATGCAGATTGCCAAGAGTAATAACATCACAATCTTTGTGGTTGGTCATGTTACCAAAGGGGGCGCCCTGGCTGGGCCGAAAATTCTGGAACACATGGTAGACACGGTTCTCTACTTTGAAGGGGACCTCCACCATACCTACCGGATCTTGCGGTCAGTTAAGAATCGATTCGGCTCGACAAATGAACTGGGAATCTTTGAAATGCATACCAACGGACTGACAGAGGTCAAAAATCCTTCCGAGATTTTTCTGGAGGAGCGCCTGGCCGATGCCACTGGATCGGCCGTGGTGGTTTCTTTAGAGGGAACCCGGCCAATCCTGGTCGAAATTCAGGCCCTAGTGACGCCAACGGTTTATGGAAATGCCCAGCGAACTGCTACCGGTTTGAGTAGGAACAGGGTATCATTAATAATGGCCGTTTTGGAAAAGCGCGCCAACCTGATGCTGCAAAACCAGGATGCTTACCTAAAGGCTGCTGGTGGGGTTAAGCTGGACGAGCCGGCAATTGACTTAGCAATTGCCGTTAGTATCGCCTCAAGTTACCGTGACAAGGGAACCCGGCCGGCAGATGCCTTTGTTGGCGAAGTCGGCTTGACCGGTGAAATCCGGCGGGTTAACCGAATCGAACAACGGGTTGCCGAGGCGCAAAAGCTCGGCTTTCAACGGATTTTTGTCCCGAAGAATAATCTGAAGGGGTGGGCCCCGCCTTCAGGAATTGAGGTCATCGGTGTTGGGACCCTGCGCGAGGCCTTGCGGATGGCCCTCGGCTAGAAAAAAGCAAAGGAGGAATGCTAATGCTTAAACGAATTATTCGTTTACTCTATATTTTAGTAGGGGCTGCAGTGGGCTTTTATTACCTACCGACACTGTGGGACTTGTTTAAGCTGCACATCTATAATCCACTGTTGGTATTCTTAGATGTTTTAATTGGTGCAATTATTTTCTGGTTATTATCTTTAGCACTTATGAAACCAACGGTCAGCGTTATTCACCGGGTTGAACAAGACTTGACAAGCAAGAGTCCCCTATATATTTTCTTTGGTGCCCTATTGACAATCCTAGGTTTAGTCATCGCGGTCTTGGTATCGATCCCTTTGTGGCGGACTAAGATTCCGGTGGTTAATAATATCCTGCCAATCTTATTAATGGTCGTTTTCAGTTACTATGGCTTTAAGATCGGGACCACCCGCCTGGATGACTGGAAGGATCTTACTTTGGTCAAGCGGGGCAAGGACAGTAAAAATGAGGTTCTGGAGCGTCAGGATGATAACTACCACCACTATAAAATCCTGGATACTAATATCCTGATTGATGGACGAATCTATGACCTCGTCAAGACCGGCTTTCTGGAAGGAACCTTGCTAGTTCCTAATTTTGTGCTCTATGAGTTACAATACATCGCAGATTCGGGTGAGAGCATCAAGCGGGTTCGGGGCCGGCGGGGCCTAGACATCCTTAATAAGTTACGGAGTGAAAAGATCGTCCCAATTGAGATGTATGATGGTGATTTTGAGGATATCCCAGAGGTCGATAGTAAGCTGATTGCTCTTGCCAAGAAGGTGGACGGGGTAATTGTGACGAATGACTATAACCTCAATAAAGTTATCCAGTTCCAAAACGTAGATGTTTTAAACATCAATAACCTGGCCAAGTCATTGCGGCCACGAGTTATTCCTGGCGAAACCTTGAAAGTGGTTGTCATCAAGAAGGGGACCGAGCGCCAGCAGGGGGTTGCCTACCTTGATGACGGCACAATGGTGGTTGTCGAAGACGGTCGCTTCTTTATGAACAAGCCGATTGAAGTCGAAGTTACCAGTGCCTTACAGACTGATGCTGGTCGGATGATTTTTGCCCGGCCCCTCCATTCGCAGCGGGGAATTGATGAACAACACGACAGTGGTTTGCCTTCAAAAGAAAACTCTAAAGATAAAACTGAGCCCAAGAAAGGCAAGGGACACAAGTAAATACAAATGGAAAGGGCCCCGGGTGTTTTGAAGATTCAAGATGCCCGGGGCCCGATGGTTTAAACAAAAAAAGAGATAGCTTGGGAATGCTATCTCGTTAGGGAGTATATGATAACCTTGGGGGAGATTATCATAAGTAATTATTTTTTCGTTACTATTGGGAGGAGTAATTGAAAAATAATAGGTTTCATTGATGTAAAAAGCTTTTAACTTTCTACGCTTTTTATACTAACAATAGAATGTGAAGAAAGTATGACCAAACGATTAAATATTCTTTAGCGGGGTTAAAAGCATTCTCTTGGCGATAACGGCCGCGCCACGAAAGGGAATGTGTTAAAATTATTGAGAAGAAATTTTACATTATTGAACGGATGGGAGTAGGTTAAAATGCTAACAATTTACAATACCTTGACACGGAAGAAAGAAATATTTAAGCCCCTACACGCGGGGATTGTTAACATGTATGTCTGTGGTCCCACCGTTTATAACTACATTCATATTGGTAATGCGCGGAGTGCAATTGCCTTTGACACCGTCCGGCGGTACTTGGAGTTCAAGGGCTACCAAGTCAACTATGTTTCTAACTTTACGGACGTTGATGACAAGATGATTAAAGCGGCTCACGAGCAGGGAATTACCGTTCCCCAGCTGGCGGATAAGTATATCAAGGCTTTTATGGAGGACACTACGGCAATCAATATTGAACCGGCGACGAGCCACCCCCGGGCAACCGAACATATCCCGGAGATCATTAACTTTGTTCAGCGTTTAATTGATAAGGGCTACGCATACGCAAAGGACGGGGATGTCTACTACCGGGCCCGTAAGTTTGCTCACTATGGTGAATTATCGGGACAATCGATTGATGACTTGGAAGTTGGTGCGAGTGAACACGTTAGTGCCGACGAGGTCAACAAAAAAGAGGACCCAATGGACTTTGCCCTTTGGAAGGCGGCTAAACCGGGAGAAATTTCCTGGGATTCACCATGGGGAAAGGGACGGCCCGGCTGGCATATTGAGTGCTCAGTGATGTCCACCAAGTACCTCGGTGACACCCTTGATATCCATGCCGGGGGCCAGGATCTGGAGTTTCCTCACCATGAGAACGAAATTGCCCAGAGCGAAGCGGCAACCGGGCATAAGTTTGTTCGTTACTGGATGCATAACGGATTTGTAACGATTGGCAAGGACAACGAGAAGATGAGTAAGTCCCTTCACAACTTCATTACGGTCCACGACATCATTAAAACGGTTGACCCGCAAGTACTGCGTTTCTTCATGGCCACCACCCAGTACCGACGGCCAATCCAGTACAGCGAAGCCAACCTTACGGATGCTAAGAACAACCTCGCACATATCCAAACCGCCTTCGACAACCTGAAGTACCGGGAAAAGGATGCCCAGGACGGTGATGATGCTGGCGTCCAAAAGCAAGTAACCGCGTATACAAACCGTTTCATTGACGCAATGGACGACGATATCAACGTTCAAAACGGGATTGCGGTGGTTTATGAGCTAGTGAAGGCCGCCAACACCTATGCTCAACAGGCAACTGTCTATCGCGGCGGCTTGAAAGAGTTTGAAGCTGCAATGGTAAAGCTAGTCAGCATTTTTGGTATCAAGCTGGTGGCAACGGACAACGAAATTGATGACGAAAAGATCAAGGCGCTGATTGAGGAGCGGAACCAAGCGCGGAAGAACAAGAACTTTGCCCGGAGTGATCAGATTCGTGATGACCTGAAGAAGCAAGGGATTATTCTTGAAGATACCCCGCAGGGAACTCGTTATAAGAAGGAGTAGCAAAAGAGAGCAATGGAAAAAGCAAATTATCAGCAATTAAACGGAATTGCCCTGGCTTACTTGGGGGATGCCGTTTATGAAGTATTTATTCGCCAGCACCTATTAAGTAAGGGGCTTAGTAAGCCGACAAAGTT contains these protein-coding regions:
- a CDS encoding IS1182 family transposase — encoded protein: MYQNYTIGQTEFVLSYNYDLPQNHIARLISDFVDSIPQNVLLEDSGAATGRPSSHPAIMLKILLFAYARQTYSGRKIEMMLDENLPMRWLAHDYAYSYHTINNFRRSQHASKLIKHAFVYFTMALKDHGLIQNDAVFIDGTKVEADANKYSFTWRRAVEKYHAKLREKTSKLYEELVEKQVVQEMAPELVTSAEGMEVMEQELAEKITKLDEEIKQEPKIIKGGSVRKRRRRFLKKLRHQLSNDLIPRAKKYERAEDIFQGRNSYSKTDHDATFMCMKEDPMMNRELKPGYNLQIATHKQFVLDYGLFSNPTDTRTLVPFLTQFHALDFFKHIVADAGYGSEYNYTMILDQFEKQPVIPYTTYQKEQKHKFKNDPTKSQNWQYNAEDDYYIDHLGVRFSFYRYSRRTDKYGFERDFKLYRADKHQLSEQLDELAKTPSGRQRYMQVNPTWNYYKAKVKATLSSDEGKAIYRRRKFDVEPVFGHMKRDFGIRRTHLRGQRAVENDIGLALMALNLTKFGQSISRLATNFINNPVCKIKLEKQKNHL
- the cysK gene encoding cysteine synthase A; this encodes MTKIVNSITDLIGNTPIVKLNRVVPEDAADVYVKLEFFNPAGSIKDRIALAMIERAEKEGKLTAGGTIVEPTSGNTGVGLAMVAAAKGYHLVITMPETMSVERRKLMQGYGAELILTPGADGMKGSIAKAEELVKEKGYFMPMQFENPANPAIHEATTGAEIIDAFGKDNLPDAFVAGVGTGGTLTGIGHALKKANPATKVYALEPAESPLLKEGHGGKHKIQGISAGFIPKVLDKDVYDGIVEVSSDDAIATAREVAHKEGILVGISAGANIKGAIELAKKLGKGKKVITVSPDGGDRYLSTDLFNY
- a CDS encoding homoserine O-succinyltransferase — protein: MATPQIKIGILNLMHDKVDTQKRFTNVFAHTAYPVELTFLYPQTHYRDRTVPDLVQQIAQPLDLARVNEFDAFIITGAPIEQLDFNEVTYIDEIHQLIDQLVKFNIPQLYICWGAMAAANYLYGIEKHRLPEKLFGIFPNHIVNQGPLLTGLPDGFLAPHARYAELDHQQISVHPDLILEATTIDDDLFSFRAPKYQQSFLFAHLEYEREALLKEYRREKNAYPDREYAKPQNYFLDPIHMKGPQFKWQPAQHIYFDNWLQTVVHSMQNKKLVKE
- a CDS encoding transposase, coding for MQIINHFSTENDSQNIISHFLSLIGLAKLTHRVNFKRHSLCSLKMIVAWLMTAHFERLSINRAHPDCHFTPRTARNVLNDGRINWQKLVCLVAIQLIRILTPFIDGRRRLALVLDDTLLARRWSQKTELLAKTYDHDKHEYVNGYRGLTLGWSDGNTFLPINFALMSTHQPANLIGCLAQITDQRQIAGQRRAQAQRPMNQVALELIRQAQTLGVSAKYVLFDSWYSSPKMFWQLAQLQLFGVGMLKRSAKVYYRYRGRHYSIKGLYQRLAASKMNCRHHYLYSSVIQAQYHGHQFPLKVVFVSKKGHRQDYLVLATTNLAMRPEEIIQLYGRRWQIETYFKAAKQYLALNRSQIQSYDGQCGYIAVTMITYDLLAWQERLNTDDRTIGGLFYIMNQALPDIRFMDALVYLFHELGRAELSLTDHIDDIINRFIAQLPITIQKALNTGI
- the rpiA gene encoding ribose-5-phosphate isomerase RpiA; the protein is MNQDELKAQTGQESVNYIKSGMIVGLGTGSTVRYMVDELGKRVQAGELTGITGVTTSSRTAKQAKDLGITIKDIDDVDHIDLCIDGADEVSDDFQGIKGGGGALLWEKIVANASDKIIWIVDESKLVHQLGKFPLPIEVIPFGAQLVFNRLEKKGYKPSWRMDGSNKFLTDEKNYIIDLHLGKIDHPAQLADELIHMVGVVESGLFLNRVNDVIVGTQNGPKILHAR
- a CDS encoding GNAT family N-acetyltransferase codes for the protein MEFVVDGNKLIAKDQFHPLIGELSFPAVADDRVVVERVFVHPDFRGQGIANELVRHFVDYASEHQLTVKLMCPFAKAEFRRHPEYQKLLSPDDRTI
- a CDS encoding dUTP diphosphatase, whose amino-acid sequence is MKRGFKIVSTKAGNGLSLPKRQTAKAAGYDFAASEDFTLPSIWKGHFLKVLWALFKQEKVTNEDFQSADACLKPYLVPTGVKAYMQDNEFLLLANRSSGPLKRRLILPNGIGIVDADYYDNDSNEGEIFFQLINFGLRDYHIKKGERIGQGIFMPFLLADGETAPHAQRTGGFGSTKK
- the radA gene encoding DNA repair protein RadA — protein: MTKVRTQYVCQNCGYSSPRYLGRCPNCGQWNSLVEEQVQTKSPTNKARPTTTLTGLVAKPQKINEINSKETPRVKTKLNELNRVLGGGIVPGSLILIGGDPGIGKSTLLLQVSGQLSDEGHRVLYVSGEESGTQIKMRAERLGVAGDEFYVYPETNMDSIKDTIREIKPSYVVIDSVQTMQATDVTSAIGSVSQIREVTAQLMQIAKSNNITIFVVGHVTKGGALAGPKILEHMVDTVLYFEGDLHHTYRILRSVKNRFGSTNELGIFEMHTNGLTEVKNPSEIFLEERLADATGSAVVVSLEGTRPILVEIQALVTPTVYGNAQRTATGLSRNRVSLIMAVLEKRANLMLQNQDAYLKAAGGVKLDEPAIDLAIAVSIASSYRDKGTRPADAFVGEVGLTGEIRRVNRIEQRVAEAQKLGFQRIFVPKNNLKGWAPPSGIEVIGVGTLREALRMALG